The Armatimonadota bacterium genomic interval GTTCTTTAATAAGCGAGTCGCCCTATCATGAGGAGAATCTTCGCGCTTTCCCATTCATCGCACTCAAAAAGATTTTGACACTTGGCCAAAAAGGTGTTCCGATGGATTAATGAATGATCCGAGACTTCTCGCAACTCAACTCGCAGTCCATCGACTAAAGAAAACGGCCTCGGCTGTTGGTCTACTCAAATTCATTCGAGGATTGCAACGGGATCGTCTCCTCGGCACGATGGACCCTATTATAAACGGCTATTGGGACATTAACGGGTTTCATGTCTTCCCCGTACTTGCCGACAACCCTAGTCACGACATCTTTGTCATCGCCGATAAGAGTGAGGATGCATGGGGACCAATTAAGGACGAACTGTGTCCCTGGGCTGGCACTCCTTATCCAACTCACCAAGCCCTTTTGGATGGAGAAATCGGCTCACTTCAGCTCATTCATCTTCAAAACTAGCTTAACTGTTCAGTCGAAATCTGGACCATTTGGGCGTTTCGGCCTTGTGAGCTCCTCATGCCATTCTTGGAAGGAATCCGGTGCTCTCTCTTTACATTCAGATAGCGGCACTTCACGCGATTCAATATCATGGCGAAACACTTGAGTCATGGAGAGATCGGCCCGCTTCGCCTCAGTGAGATCATCTGGTGGTAAGTCAGCGTCCATACCTTTTGGAAGTAGCGTCTCCTCTCGACGATTACGAAACGAATATTCGGTGGTCTTGCCGTCCACCTTTTCCCACCAAGTCACGTTCTCCGCCCCTTGGAACTTGTGGCCGGTTGCAAACTCGGCAAACCCGCTACGGTTTGCTTCAATTCGCTCTCTTTGTCCAATGGGTTCAACCACCAAAAGTGGCTTATCGGACTCCAACTCATAGCCCTGTATCTTATATGTCACACCGCGATACGCATATGAAGCCTCGTACTCTTTCATTCCTTGCCCCTCTTCTTAAGTTTGAGCAATTCTCTGAGATGCTCACCTGCACTAATACCTGTCAGTTTGTCGGGTGCACCAAGTGCCGCCGCTTGCTGTTGATCCTTGAAAATGTCCGCCAAATTCACGTCGAATCCGAGCCTGTCTAGGTCGTCCTGGGTCCAGGGCGGCAAAAGTTGGTCGCTTGGGGCGCTCTGTATGCATTCTGAGACGAAAAGCGATGCGATCTCTTCTTTCGCTCCAGTCGCCCTTTGGTACCGAGATGCGATTATCTTCAAGTCCACTCTTGGAGCCTCCTCCTTCTCGACGAACATCGATCGTTCCTGGACTTCTTCGAGGGATAAGCCCTTTGACTCAATATCCGGGCCCTTTCTAATTCCTCGGACCGACTTCGATGCCGAAGCGTTGCTGCCAAACAAGAAGCTATCCGTATAGAAGAAGGGGCGCTCCATATCTGTGGAGCCGCGTGTCGAGGTCAGACTCGCATTCTCGCCTGTCGAGAAACCTAGCGAGTCATTTTTACCTCGCTCCATCCTCCTTCCGAACAGATCGCTCGCCCATTGAGCTGTAGCAGGGCTATTCACTCGCAACACGGCAACGTTGTTGAACTGAGAGCAGAGCTCGTTCGCGACTTCTTCTCCATAAACATCCTTCAACCCATCTATGTCTTGGAATCCCATCACAACACAAGCGTTCTTAGACCTTCCTTTCGTTAATAGCCGACTCAAACCGTCCAACCGTCCTGCTTCGCGAATTTCGTCCAGAAAGAACCATATCTGATTATCACCAGCTGCCCTTTCTTGAGGGCTTCTTTCAGGACGTGCAAGTACAAGTTCAGTGATCCGTTTGAAGATCGCTTGATTGATCGGGTCAATAGCAGCTCGTGCAGACTCATCATTGCCCAAGACCAATATTGAGCCGGGCGAACCAGGTCCTGGCTTTTCATTAATCCAAGACTTTAATGACAATTTGCCGCGCCCGCCTGGTTGCATCGCATGATACCAACCTGCCGCTACAGGCTCGTAAATTGATAACTTGCTATTGATGCTAGCCCGAATGTTGGCTTTTGTTCTTGGGTCAGTCAGTTCGCCCAAATAGTTATCCCGAAGTCGCTGCAAGATAGGAAAAGGAACCCCAGATCGGGTTTCAAAGAGTTGCAGAATCAGATTTAAGTAGGGTTCGTAAAGCATAGCCAACAAGACGTCCCGGAACTCCCAGGTTCGCTTATTCGGCACACACTCAATGAATGCCAGCACGACCCCACTAAGAATGTCTCGCACTGCGCTGGTAAAGAATCCCTCCGAGGCACCACCCTTTTCAGAATCTGGCACCAGGATTGTCGCTAATTGTCTTGCGGCGATGGACGAATCGATATCGGATGCCATATCCCAAGCTGAACACCGAACATCAAAAGGATTGAGAATCTTTAAGCTGTCGAGTGGTACGGCATCGGAGTCTATTCTGAGTCCTGCAAGGAACGGGATGAGTTCCTGTTTTGGGTCATAGACCACAGCCCGAACGCCACTATCACTGATGATAGAATGCATCGCTTGGTTAATCAGAGTTGACTTGCCACTTCCGCTGGCTCCGATAACTAAGTAGTGTTCGTCACCGTATTTTCTCGATACTGTGCCGCCTGCCCAGCGAAAGGATTTGGGTATTCCAGCTTGCGA includes:
- a CDS encoding type IV secretion system DNA-binding domain-containing protein; translation: MSNSQAGIPKSFRWAGGTVSRKYGDEHYLVIGASGSGKSTLINQAMHSIISDSGVRAVVYDPKQELIPFLAGLRIDSDAVPLDSLKILNPFDVRCSAWDMASDIDSSIAARQLATILVPDSEKGGASEGFFTSAVRDILSGVVLAFIECVPNKRTWEFRDVLLAMLYEPYLNLILQLFETRSGVPFPILQRLRDNYLGELTDPRTKANIRASINSKLSIYEPVAAGWYHAMQPGGRGKLSLKSWINEKPGPGSPGSILVLGNDESARAAIDPINQAIFKRITELVLARPERSPQERAAGDNQIWFFLDEIREAGRLDGLSRLLTKGRSKNACVVMGFQDIDGLKDVYGEEVANELCSQFNNVAVLRVNSPATAQWASDLFGRRMERGKNDSLGFSTGENASLTSTRGSTDMERPFFYTDSFLFGSNASASKSVRGIRKGPDIESKGLSLEEVQERSMFVEKEEAPRVDLKIIASRYQRATGAKEEIASLFVSECIQSAPSDQLLPPWTQDDLDRLGFDVNLADIFKDQQQAAALGAPDKLTGISAGEHLRELLKLKKRGKE